Below is a genomic region from Streptomyces sp. RPA4-2.
CGGCCCCCGAAGGGCGCGACGTTACGGCGGGCGCAGCGGACCGCGGCCGGGTCGATGTCGGCGGCGTGCAGTTCGGGTCCGCCGAGGGACGCGGCCAGCGCGGCGCCGACCGCGCCCGAGCCGCAGCACAGATCCACGACCACGGAGACGTTCCGCGCCAGGGCGACAGCCTGGTCCACGAGGAACTCGGTACGGCGGCGCGGCACGAACACGCCCGGTTCCACTGCGATGCGCAGACCGTGGAACCCGGCCCAGCCGAGGACGTGTTCGAGGGGAAGGCCCGAGACGCGCCGGTCCACCATGGCGGTGACCTCGTCCGGGGTGCGGGCGGTGGAGCGTATCAACTCCGCCTCGTCCTCGGCGAAGACACAGCCCGCGGCACGGAGAGCGGAGACAACGGGATCGGATGGGGAAGGCATCGAAGCCGAGAGCCTTTCGGTGAGCCGAAGGGCGCTCTCGCGGTCGCCTACCGGCGCTGAGCCGCGTCGACCCGAGGTGAGAGCACCCGACCTGAACTGGCGGTAATGGGTCCCACCTCCTCGGCAACTCCTGGGCTGGGGCGTTCCACAGCCGGGACGGTCACTTTACAGGAACCGTCAGACGACGACCGACTCCTCCAGCTCCTCCGCGGCCTCCCGTTCCCGTGCCGCCTCCCGCTCCCGCTCCCGCGAGCCGCCGGGCCGTTCTGGCTCCTCCGGCGGAACGAGCGCCGGCTCCTCCCGTACGGCTTTCCGGGCGCGCCCGCGCTCGACGGCACCGGCGACGGCCGTGACCAGCAGACCGACGACCAGCCAGACGACCAACGTCCCGATGTCGCCGGACAGTCCGTCCCGGCCGAAGTAGAGGAGGCTGCGGATGCCCTCGACGAAGCCGGCACCGTTCCAGAAGGAGTGCAGCGCGCCGAAGAAGCCGTTCTGCAGCTCGGGCCGGAACAGACCCCCGGAGCTGGTGAAGTTGAGCATCACGAAGAGCACCATCATGGCGAGGGTGGTCCACCGCTTGAGGAACGTGTGGAGGCCGACGCCGATGAAGAGGATGCCCGCCGAGTAGAGCCAGGCCACGCCCCACAGGCTCGCGAGGTCGTGGTGCGCGAGATGGAACACGGGTCCGGCGAGCAACGCGCCGATGGCGCCCACCACCGCCGAGACCCCGACGGCCAGCAGGGCCCGTATGCGCAGCGGCAGCTCCGCGCCGGCGGCGCCGAGCGCGGCGACGGACGCGTAGGACCCGATGCTCAGCGCGATCAGGAGGAAGAACAGGCCCTGGCCCGTGGGGTCGTCGGCGACGGTCGGGGCGACGTCGGTGACCTTCAGCACCTCGCCCTGCCGGGCGGCGACCGGTGTGAAGACCCTCTCGACAGCCGTGGCGCCCATGTCGGACGCGGCGGTGGCGACCACGAGTTCGGGTGACCCGGCCCCCGGCACATAGGCGCCCGTGATGTCACGGGACCTGAGCAGACCGACCGCCTCGGCGCGCGTCGCCACGGTCCGTACGTCGAGCTTGCCCCCCGCCGCGTCCTTGACGGTCTGGGCGAACACCTTCGTCTCGGCACCGGAGCCCACGACGGCCACCGGGAGATGGTGCGGCTCGGGCGTGACGAACGCACCCATATAGGCCAGCCCCATGCCGAGACACATCAGCAGCGGGGTGACCAGGTGCGTGAGCACATGGCGCAGGGCCGGTGAGCGCAGTCCGGTGACCACGGAACCTCCTTTGATTGGCATATACAACCATCCATCAAGTTGTACTATACAACCAGAAGAGCGAGGGAGGTCCCATGAAGGCAGCCGAAGGGCCCGATGAGACCGTCGTCACCACCGGTGCGGCGGCCGTCGAGACCATCCAGCGCGAGATGACGGCCTTCGCCCGGCGCGCCAGGGCCTCGGCCGGGCGCATGCACCCGGAGCTGTCGCTCGTCTCGTACACCCTGCTCGGCCACCTGGAGGAGAGCGGCGGCTGCCGTGCGACCGACCTGGCCGCGCACTACGCGCTGGACAAGTCCACGGTGAGCCGTCAGGTGGCGGTGCTGGAACGGGCCGGGCTCGTCGAGCGGCGGCTCGACCCGGACGACCACCGGGTACAGGTACTGCAGCTGACGGAGGCGGGCACCCGGATCCTCGCCCAGGTCACGGAGAGCCGGCGGATCGCCTTCCGCGAGCGGCTCGCGGACTGGCCGGCAGAGGACCTGGAGCGGTTCGCCGCGTATCTGGTGCGGTACAACACCACGTCCGGGGCGTCCGCCAGGAAGGCGCGGGAGAGCTGACGAGTCCTCCGGCGGGAGGTGCCCTCAAGGCGCCTCCCGCCGCCGTCCGGGCGCCGGGCGACCCCCGTGCGCCGCCCGACGCCCACGGCCCCGGTCGTCAGCGGGCTCCCACGGTCTGCCCGTCCGCCAGGTGTTCGGGTACCCGCGCGGCCAGGAAGCGGGTCGTGCGCCGCAGTTCGAAGCCCAGGGACTCGTAGAGACGGATCGCGCCGGTGTTCTCGGCCGCGGTGTGCAGGAACGGCGTCTCGCCCCGCTCGCGTATCCCGTGCGCGACGGCGAGGATCAGCCGGGAGGCCAGGCCCTGGCCGCGGAAGTCCGGGTCGGTGCAGACCGCGCTGATCTCGGTCCAGCCCGGCGGGTGCAACCGCTCCCCCGCCATGGCGATCAGCGCACCGCCCCGGCGGATCCCGAGGTAGGTGCCGAGTTCGACGGTGCGCGCCAGGAAGGGGCCGGGCCTGGTGCGCTCCACCAGGTCGAGCATCTCCGGTACGTCGGCGGAGCCGAGCCGTACCGCTTCGGCGTCCGGCGCCGCGGCGAGCCCGGCGTCGACGAGCTGGACGCCGTCGATGCTGAAGGTCAGCTCCCAGCCGTCCGGCGTCGACCCGTTGAACCCGGCCAGCGGAGCCTCGCCGCCCGGACCCACGAGGGCCGCGAGGTCCGCCCAGTCGTCCGCGTCGGGGACGTCGGGCAGGGCCAGCCACGGGGATACGTCGACGGCGTAGCGCAGGACGCGGCCGCGGCGTTCGGCGAAGTGGGCGTGCGGGCCGGTCAGCGAACCGAGGGCGGGGTTGTCCAGCGGGTGCGCGGCCGCGGTACGGGCGTCGTTCATCGGGCGACCTCGATCACGATCTTGCCGCGCGCATGGCCGTCCTCGACCGTGCGCAGCGCCTCGGCGGCCCGGTCCAGCGGGAAGGTCCCGGTCACGAAGGGCCGGAGCCGGCCGTCGACCACGAGCCGCGCCACCTCGTCGAGGACGGCGGCCGTGCGGGCCCGCTCGACGCCCGCTCCGCCGAGCCGCGCGACCGTCTCCCGGTCGGCGCCGGTGATCAGCTTCGTCCGGTCGGCCAGCAGGGTCGCCGCGGCCTCCAGCACCTCGCCGCCGACGAGGTCGAGGACACCGTCCACACCGTCCGGCGCCGCCGCCGCCACCCGCTCGGCCAGGCCGGGTCCGGACGGGACGTGCACGGCGCCGAGCGACTCGACGAAGTCCTTCTTGCCGTCGCTCGCGACCCCCACCACGCGCAGTCCGAGCACGTGCGCGATCTGCGCGGCCGCGACGCCCACACCGCCGCCCGCGCCGGTGATCAGCACGGTCGCGCCGGAGGGCAGGCCGAGCTGGTGGATCGCGTCGTACGCCGTCGCCGCCGCGACGGGCAGCGTCGCCGCGTCCGTGAACGACAGCGCGGCGGGCTTGTGGGCGGTCACCGTCGTGGGCAGCAGGGCGTAGTCGGCGTATCCGCCGGTCACCGGGTTGCCGAAGACCTCGTCCCCCACCGCGAACCCGGTCACGTCGGGGCCGGTCTCCTCGACCACTCCCGCGACCTCGTTGCCGAAGACGGCCGGAAGCTCGCGGGCCGCGGCGCCGGGGCGCCGGTAGCCCGTCCGCTGCTTCCAGTCGACGGGGTTCACACCCGCCGCGCGGACGGCGACGAGTACCTGGCCGGCTCCCGGGCTCGGCCGGTCCTGTTCCACCAGGGCCTCGGCCTCGGGGCCGCCGTACCGGGTGAAGACGTACGCCTTGGGCATCCTGCTTCCTCGCTCTCCCTCGCTGTCACCGGTGGCGGGGGCGCACCGGGGTCGGCATGGGGGCAAGGACGATCACGCCGCGGCTATTCCCCGACCTCGGCAGCGTTCATCCGTCCGCAATGATTCGCGGCCTCGCCCGGGGACGGAGCACGGCCGCGGGCCACGTACGGTGGAAGGCGCACGCGCCGGGGAACGCGTGCGCACCGATCCCGCTCGATCTGCGGGCCGTCGCACCGGGCGGCCTGGAGGCAACCAGTCCCATGAACGTCACCCGAGGTTTCGCCGGACGCCCGCGCGTCCACCACACCGGGCTGCCACCCGGCCAGTACGACGCGGGCGACGACTGGCCCGTGCTGTCCGCCGAGGTCACGCCCGCGCTCGCGGCCACCGACTGGACCTTCCGGATCGACGGTCTGGTGGCCGAGCCGCGCACCTGGGACTGGGAGCAGGCGCACGCGTTGCCCGCCTCGGCGTACGAGGGCGACATCCACTGTGTGACGAGCTGGTCGAAGTTCGGGGTGCGCTTCGGCGGCGTCTCCCTCGACGCGTTCCTGGAGCGGGTGCGCCCCCATGGAGGCGCCACCCATGTGGTCGCCTACTCGCACACCGGGTACACCACGAACCTCCCGCTCACCGACCTCACCGGCGGCCGTGCCTGGATCGCCTGGGAGTACGAGGGGAAGCCGCTGCCCGCCGAGCACGGTGGCCCGGCGCGGCTGATCGTGCCGCACCTGTACTTCTGGAAGAGCGCCAAGTGGATCGCGGGCCTGCGGCTCCTGGACCACGACGAGCCGGGCTTCTGGGAGCAGAACGGCTACCACGCACGCGGCAATCCCTGGGAGGAGCAGCGCTACTCCGGTGACTGACACGACCGCCTCGCCGAGCGGCCTCGTACCCGCGAAGCCCCTCGAGCCCCCGGCCACGGGCGCCTTCGTCCCCGTCACGAGCTTCGCCGTGCCGGGGCGGATCGCCGTGAGCGGCCAGACCGCCGCCACCTGGCGCGAGGCCACGATCACCGACATCCGCCGGGAGACACCGCACGCCACCACCTTCCGGTTCGCGGTACCGGGCTGGCCGGGGCACCTGCCCGGCCAGCACCTGATGCTGCGGCTGACCGCCGCGGACGGCTATGTGGCGCAGCGCCACTACTCCATCGCGTCGCCGCCCGACGACACCGGGCACATCGAGCTCACCCTCGACCATGTCGAGGGGGGTGAGGTCTCCGGCTGGTTCCACACCGTGGCCGCGCCGGGGGACACGGTCGAGGTCCGGGGCCCGCTCAGCGGGTTCTTCGCCTGGCCCGGCGACCGGCCGGCGCTGCTCGTCGGCGCCGGCTCCGGTGTCGTACCGCTGATGTCGATGCTGCGCCACCACCGGCTGCGGGGACTGGACGTGCCGTTGCGGCTGCTCGTCTCCACGCGCAGCCCCGAGGAGCTGATCTACGCGCGGGAGTACGGCGCGGAGACGACGGCCGTCTTCACCCGTGGCGCCCCGGAGGGTGTGGCCGTCGGACGTCTGGCGGCCGCGCATGTGGCACCACTCCTGGCAGCACAGCCTCCTGGTGGGTGGGAGGCCTATGTGTGCGGCTCCAACGGGTTCGCCGAACACGCGTCGCGGCTGCTGGTGGAGGCGGGGCAGCCCGTGGACCGGATCCGCATCGAGCGCTTCGGCTGAACCGGGCACGTCGCCCAGCGAGGTCAGGGCGCGTCAAGCGGTCCAGGGGCATCGGGGGTCCAGGCGCATCGGGGGTCCAGGCGCATCACGTGCCGCGGTCCGGCCGCCGGTCCGACGCCCGGGTGCCCTGTCAGCCGTGCGGAACCACCGCCACCGCGCACGGGGCGTGCCGGATCAGCGAGCGCACGGAGCGGCCCGGGCCGGTGCCCGCCTCGCGCCCCACGACCAGCAGGCCGGCCCGTGCGGACGCCCTCAGGAGGTGCGGTCCGGGGTGCCCTTGGACGACATGCTCGCGGACCGTCGTCCCGGGGAACCTGCGGCGCCACGGCTGGAGGGTGCCGGCCAGCCCCCGGCCCTCGCCGTCCCCGCGCTCGGCCGTGTCCTCGGGCCGGGGCCCACGGGCCGCGCGGGCGTACGGGTCGCACCGGGTCCACGCGTGCACCACGTGCAGCGGCGCCGAACGGAAGGCGGCCGTGTCGAAGGCGTAGCGGATCAGGTCGTCGGCCGGCCGGTCCACGTCGAGTCCCAGCACCACCGGCAGGTAGGGAGCCGAGTCGGGCGGTGAACCGTCGGTGACGGGTGTCCTTTCGTCCTCGGGGAGTTCACCCGCGCGCACCACCACGACCGGACGTGCGGCACGGGCCGTGACGGCGAGGGCGACCGAACCGACTTCGAAGCCCGCGAACCCGGTGGAGCCGCGTGAACCGACGACCAGGGTCTCCGTGTCCGCGGCGGCGGCCAGCAGGGCCTGCACCGCGGGTGTCCCGGTGCGCCGGGCGATGATGTCCAACGCCGGGTGCGCGTAGGAGAGCTGGATGGCCGCCCGGTCGAGTGCGGTGCGGGTGCGCCCCGCGGGGACGTCGACGTCCGGGACCCGGCCGGAGACGGCCGACCCGGTCCCCGCGTGCAACAACCGCAGGGGGAGCCGACGGCGACGTGCCTCCCTGGCGGCCCAGTCGGCCGCGTCGAGACTGGTCGGCGAGCCGTCGATACCGACGGTGATGGAGCGTGTGCCGGTACTCATCGCCTCCTCCCTTGCCGCGGGCCGGAGTTGGTGGCGCGCCACTGGGCGTCGAGTGCTGCTGGGCGGGAATGCGTCATGGTGGCTCCTGTTTGGCCGCACGAAGTGGTTCGCGGGTTCCACAGGGGGTGCGGATCATTCGTACGGCGGCAGAATCACCGTACGGATTCTCCGTGGACGCTCGCGGCCGTACGCGGTGCGCCGTGAAAAGGGTGGAGCGGGGCAGGGAGGTGACGATGCGTACGCGGGTACGCGGCTGGCGCTGGCGCCGCAGTCCGTTGCGCCGCCGTTGTGACGTCTTGGAGGCGTGGGCGCTGCTGGCCGTCGTCGTGCTGCTGGTCGTCGGCGCGCCGCTGGCCGGGGTGGCCGTGGGATGGCGGGTGTACGACGACGCGCGGGCGCGGGCCGCCACGCAGCGGGCCGAGCGGCACCTGGTGACCGCCATGGTCGTCGAGGACGCGCCCCCCGCCGTGCCCTCACCGACCGGACGACAGCCCTCGTGCCCGGTGAGGGTGCGCTGGACCGAGCCGGGCGGGGACTCGCGCACCGGCCTGGCCCAGGTCCCCGCGGGAGCCCGGCGGGGTGAGCACACCCGCATCTGGCTGGACTCCGGCGGCCGCCGGGTCGGCCCACCGATGAACGCGTCCACGGTCTGGCAACACACCCTGATGGCGGGCCTGTTCACCGCCGGGGCCGCCGGGACCGTCGTCATGGGCGTCCACTTCGCCGGACGGCGGGCCTCGGCAAGCCGCCGCCTCGCCGAGTGGGAGCGGGACTGGGAACGCACCGGGCCGGAATGGCGGCGATACACGCCCTGACGTGCGCGGCCCCTTCCGGGCATGGGCGACCGGACGCGGGGCAGAAGGGCCGGTGGCCCGCGCCACCGGGGCGTGGGCGGACGCGGAACCAGGCATGGCGGCCTTCCGGCGGCCCACGTACGGTGTGATCATCCGCAGCCGCGACGTCTTCAAAGGTGGTCCTTCATGGCCCTGTTCGACCTCCCCCTCGACGAGCTCCGCGAGTACCGCAGCGCCTCGGCCGAGCCCGAGGACTTCGACGACTTCTGGGCCAAGACCCTCCAGGAGACGCGTGAACACGGCCTGGACGCCCGGTTCGAGCCCGTCGAGACCCGCCTCAGGACCGTCGAGGTGTACGACGTCACGTACGCCGGGTTCGGCGGGCACCCGGTCAAGGGCTGGCTCACCCTGCCGGCCGGGGCCGACGCGCCGCTGCCCGCGGTCGTCGAGTTCGTCGGGTACGGCGGCGGCCGCGGCCTCCCCCACACGCATCTGCTGTGGGCCTCGGCGGGCTTCGCGCACTTCGTGATGGACACGCGGGGCCAGGGCAGCGCCTGGGGCGGCGGAGAGACCCCGGACCCGGTGGGCAGCGCGCCCGCCTACCCCGGCTACATGACCCGCGGTATCGACGCGCCCGAGAACTACTACTACCGCCGGGTGTTCACCGACGGGGTGCGCGCGGTGGAGGCGGTCCGCTCGCACCCGCTGGTCGACCCGGCGCGCACGGCGGCCGTCGGCGCGAGCCAGGGCGGCGGCATCACGATCGCGGTGGGCGGTCTCGTCCCCGACCTGGCCGCGATCGCTCCCGATGTGCCGTTCCTGTGCGACTTCCCGCGCGCGACGACACTGACCGACCGGCATCCCTACCGGGAGATCGGCAGCTACCTCAAGACCCACCGCGGCCGTGCCGACGACGTCCGGCGCACCCTCTCCTACTTCGACGGCGTGCACTTCGCGGCGCGCGGCAGCGCCCCGGCGCTCTTCTCGGCAGGTCTGGAGGACCAGACCTGCCCGCCGTCCACGGTCTTCGCCGCGTTCAACGCCTGGGGCCACGAGGAGAAGACGATCGAGGTCTACGACTTCAACGACCACGAGGGCGGGGGTCCTTACCAGGAGGCGGCCCAGCTCGAGTGGCTCCCCTCGCACCTCTAGCGGGAGTTCATCCCGCCGTTCCGCGCGGTACGACCGTCGCGAGCACGGCGGGCAGGGGGTACCAGTCCGCCGACACCACGCTGGCGTGCCGCGCGGCGAGGAGGGCGACGCGTTCCTGCGCCTGGGCCTGGGTGGGGTTGGTGCCGTCGATGGCGGGCGGCACGTTCTGGGCGTCGGTCATGACGACGAGGTAGTGGCGCTCGTCGTACCAGGCCGTGTCGATCGTGCCGCCCGCGTAGGCGGCGGCGTCGCCGTCGTACATCACGAACCAGGGGCGGATGGTCGTGTCGGTGTAGCGGGTGCGCGGGTCGCCCGCGGTCGCGCCGTGGACGGCGGGGAAGGCGGACGCCTCGCGCAGCCGGCCGGCGGCGGCGAGGTCACGGAGGTGGGTGGCGTACTCGCGGTCCGTCCAGAGCGAGTCGAGGGGGTTGCTCTCCTCGACGGTGCCGGGAATGAGTTCGACGACGAACTTGCCCGCGAGCGCCGAACGGGCGGGCCAGCCGTCCGCCTGGACGGCCGAGTCGAGGTCGGGATGGGAGCCCACGACGTCGGCGGGGCGCAGCAGCGCGTCGCCGAGTTTCGCCGTCAGCAGGGCGTCCAACTGGGTGGGTCCGCGGCCGATGTTGGCCGCGAAGCCGTCCTTCATCTCGATCTTCAGCTGGATCGGCCGGTGCCCCGGGTGCGCGTCGTGCCACGCACGGATGTCGGAGAGGCAGCCGGGGAGATCGCGGTTGACGGACTTGTTGCGCAGCTCGGAGGCGTTCGCCGCGTTCTCGCAGTTGTTGTCGTTGCCGATCGGGTTGCTGTGCGAGACGCGCCAGGAGGCCCCGAACACGTTGGTCCACACGTCGAGTTCGAGCATCCCGGCGCCGGAGTCCAGCGCGTCGGCGAAGTAGGGGTACTTCGCCTTGTCGTAGGAGTTGTGGACACCCACCGAGGTGCTGGAGGAGTACGAGAGATCCGCGGCGCTCGCCCCGGGGGACGTGGTCAGGGCGATGGCTCCCGCCGTCGCCACCGCGATCCCCGTACGTGTCAACACCCTCACATGTCTGCGCATGTTCCCCCTGCCTCTCCCGCATCGGTGGTCAACCGACGTGCAGCGTAGGGGTGTTGGGTAACATCCGGAAGAGCCCGTGATGACGGGAGGGCGGACACCGCACCACGCGGCGGGAGGTTCGCCGCGGCCTGGCGGAGGACGGATGCGGTGCGGCCACTTCCACCCGGTCCGACCAGTCGGTATGTTCGGGTCCGGTGTCCCTACGGATGACGGAGGTCTCCATGTCCCAGCCCGCGCCCGATGTCCGGGGCCACTGCGACGCACGCTTCACGGCGGTTCGCACGGCGTTCGAGGAGAACTTCCGGGACCGCGGCGAACTGGGCGCGGCGGTGACCGTCATTCTCGGTGGCGAGACGGTGGTGGATC
It encodes:
- a CDS encoding putative protein N(5)-glutamine methyltransferase, with protein sequence MPSPSDPVVSALRAAGCVFAEDEAELIRSTARTPDEVTAMVDRRVSGLPLEHVLGWAGFHGLRIAVEPGVFVPRRRTEFLVDQAVALARNVSVVVDLCCGSGAVGAALAASLGGPELHAADIDPAAVRCARRNVAPFGGRVHQGDLYAALPDILRGRVDVLAANVPYVPTDEVGLLPPEARDHEPLTALDGGADGLDILRRVADEAPRWLAPGGSLLVETSEPQAPLAVEAFARSGLIAGLAVSDELYANVVIGTMP
- a CDS encoding MarR family winged helix-turn-helix transcriptional regulator, whose amino-acid sequence is MKAAEGPDETVVTTGAAAVETIQREMTAFARRARASAGRMHPELSLVSYTLLGHLEESGGCRATDLAAHYALDKSTVSRQVAVLERAGLVERRLDPDDHRVQVLQLTEAGTRILAQVTESRRIAFRERLADWPAEDLERFAAYLVRYNTTSGASARKARES
- a CDS encoding GNAT family N-acetyltransferase gives rise to the protein MNDARTAAAHPLDNPALGSLTGPHAHFAERRGRVLRYAVDVSPWLALPDVPDADDWADLAALVGPGGEAPLAGFNGSTPDGWELTFSIDGVQLVDAGLAAAPDAEAVRLGSADVPEMLDLVERTRPGPFLARTVELGTYLGIRRGGALIAMAGERLHPPGWTEISAVCTDPDFRGQGLASRLILAVAHGIRERGETPFLHTAAENTGAIRLYESLGFELRRTTRFLAARVPEHLADGQTVGAR
- a CDS encoding NADP-dependent oxidoreductase, whose product is MPKAYVFTRYGGPEAEALVEQDRPSPGAGQVLVAVRAAGVNPVDWKQRTGYRRPGAAARELPAVFGNEVAGVVEETGPDVTGFAVGDEVFGNPVTGGYADYALLPTTVTAHKPAALSFTDAATLPVAAATAYDAIHQLGLPSGATVLITGAGGGVGVAAAQIAHVLGLRVVGVASDGKKDFVESLGAVHVPSGPGLAERVAAAAPDGVDGVLDLVGGEVLEAAATLLADRTKLITGADRETVARLGGAGVERARTAAVLDEVARLVVDGRLRPFVTGTFPLDRAAEALRTVEDGHARGKIVIEVAR
- a CDS encoding sulfite oxidase-like oxidoreductase — protein: MNVTRGFAGRPRVHHTGLPPGQYDAGDDWPVLSAEVTPALAATDWTFRIDGLVAEPRTWDWEQAHALPASAYEGDIHCVTSWSKFGVRFGGVSLDAFLERVRPHGGATHVVAYSHTGYTTNLPLTDLTGGRAWIAWEYEGKPLPAEHGGPARLIVPHLYFWKSAKWIAGLRLLDHDEPGFWEQNGYHARGNPWEEQRYSGD
- a CDS encoding ferredoxin reductase, which produces MPGRIAVSGQTAATWREATITDIRRETPHATTFRFAVPGWPGHLPGQHLMLRLTAADGYVAQRHYSIASPPDDTGHIELTLDHVEGGEVSGWFHTVAAPGDTVEVRGPLSGFFAWPGDRPALLVGAGSGVVPLMSMLRHHRLRGLDVPLRLLVSTRSPEELIYAREYGAETTAVFTRGAPEGVAVGRLAAAHVAPLLAAQPPGGWEAYVCGSNGFAEHASRLLVEAGQPVDRIRIERFG
- a CDS encoding universal stress protein; amino-acid sequence: MSTGTRSITVGIDGSPTSLDAADWAAREARRRRLPLRLLHAGTGSAVSGRVPDVDVPAGRTRTALDRAAIQLSYAHPALDIIARRTGTPAVQALLAAAADTETLVVGSRGSTGFAGFEVGSVALAVTARAARPVVVVRAGELPEDERTPVTDGSPPDSAPYLPVVLGLDVDRPADDLIRYAFDTAAFRSAPLHVVHAWTRCDPYARAARGPRPEDTAERGDGEGRGLAGTLQPWRRRFPGTTVREHVVQGHPGPHLLRASARAGLLVVGREAGTGPGRSVRSLIRHAPCAVAVVPHG
- a CDS encoding acetylxylan esterase, coding for MALFDLPLDELREYRSASAEPEDFDDFWAKTLQETREHGLDARFEPVETRLRTVEVYDVTYAGFGGHPVKGWLTLPAGADAPLPAVVEFVGYGGGRGLPHTHLLWASAGFAHFVMDTRGQGSAWGGGETPDPVGSAPAYPGYMTRGIDAPENYYYRRVFTDGVRAVEAVRSHPLVDPARTAAVGASQGGGITIAVGGLVPDLAAIAPDVPFLCDFPRATTLTDRHPYREIGSYLKTHRGRADDVRRTLSYFDGVHFAARGSAPALFSAGLEDQTCPPSTVFAAFNAWGHEEKTIEVYDFNDHEGGGPYQEAAQLEWLPSHL
- a CDS encoding phosphatidylinositol-specific phospholipase C domain-containing protein codes for the protein MLTRTGIAVATAGAIALTTSPGASAADLSYSSSTSVGVHNSYDKAKYPYFADALDSGAGMLELDVWTNVFGASWRVSHSNPIGNDNNCENAANASELRNKSVNRDLPGCLSDIRAWHDAHPGHRPIQLKIEMKDGFAANIGRGPTQLDALLTAKLGDALLRPADVVGSHPDLDSAVQADGWPARSALAGKFVVELIPGTVEESNPLDSLWTDREYATHLRDLAAAGRLREASAFPAVHGATAGDPRTRYTDTTIRPWFVMYDGDAAAYAGGTIDTAWYDERHYLVVMTDAQNVPPAIDGTNPTQAQAQERVALLAARHASVVSADWYPLPAVLATVVPRGTAG